A genomic window from Bradyrhizobium lupini includes:
- a CDS encoding ATP-binding cassette domain-containing protein, translating to MQTALRTSLPDIELASRANFAPHARVVREERPVQASGLPLSIRGLRKSYGDNEVLRGIDLHIPAGQFVAIVGKSGCGKSTLLRLIAGLEKFDAGSISLSDAVKPEDIRVMFQEPRLLPWARVLSNVEVGLGRDRSSSDAHTRADKALTEVGLTDKRDQWPSVLSGGQKQRVALARALVSRPRVLAFDEPLGALDALTRISMQRLLERVWRDQGFTAILVTHDVAEAVALADRVLVIEEGRIAHDVVVNTARPRERGSAELAGLEGSILSHLLSADDRT from the coding sequence ATGCAGACAGCCCTTCGTACCTCCCTTCCCGACATCGAGCTCGCCAGCCGGGCCAATTTCGCGCCTCACGCCCGCGTCGTGCGCGAGGAGCGCCCGGTGCAAGCGAGCGGCCTGCCGCTCAGCATCCGCGGCTTGCGTAAATCCTATGGCGACAACGAGGTGCTGCGCGGCATCGACCTACACATCCCCGCCGGCCAGTTCGTTGCCATCGTCGGAAAAAGCGGCTGCGGCAAGAGCACGCTGCTGCGCCTCATCGCCGGCCTGGAGAAGTTCGACGCCGGCAGCATCTCGCTCAGTGACGCGGTGAAGCCCGAGGATATCCGCGTGATGTTCCAGGAGCCTCGGCTGCTGCCCTGGGCCCGCGTTCTCTCCAATGTCGAGGTCGGTCTCGGCCGCGATCGTTCATCCAGTGATGCGCATACACGCGCCGATAAGGCGTTGACCGAAGTCGGACTGACCGACAAGCGCGACCAGTGGCCCTCGGTACTGTCGGGCGGCCAGAAGCAGCGCGTAGCTCTTGCCCGCGCGTTGGTCTCGCGTCCCCGTGTGCTCGCCTTCGACGAGCCGCTTGGCGCGCTGGACGCGTTGACCCGCATCTCGATGCAGCGGTTGTTGGAGCGCGTCTGGCGCGACCAGGGCTTTACCGCGATCCTGGTGACCCACGATGTCGCCGAGGCGGTCGCGCTGGCCGACCGGGTGCTGGTGATCGAGGAAGGGCGGATCGCCCACGACGTTGTGGTTAACACGGCCCGACCGCGCGAACGCGGCTCGGCCGAGCTCGCGGGTCTCGAAGGCTCGATCCTGAGCCACCTTTTGTCGGCGGACGATCGTACCTAG
- a CDS encoding vanadium-dependent haloperoxidase, whose protein sequence is MKNSSWTIFRLSLIVTLLAASAPLARADVIMDWNAKADAIATEKQILPAPHSRALSMMHVAMFEAVNAIDRRYAPYKLALSADRSTSREAAAAVAAHDVLLSLYPDLKPELDAALTSSLVPIADGESKIAGIGLGKEAAMQIIALRENDGSAALETYRPLTTAGAYVPTTVPLFSIAGATTPWVMTSGSQYRPGPPPALGSELWTRDVNEIREVGSRTSVIRTPEQTTVGRFWFFVGARTYNPIVRQAATAKGMDLVDCARLYALTSIAGNDAFVAVFDAKYHYNFWRPITAIRNADLTSNAATPRDASWLPLGDTPMHPEYPCAHCITSAAISTVLQTIVGDFGEFSVTSPTAPGVTRKWTRLQDYSDEVSNARIWAGFHYRFSTEIGKEMGRKIGALTVATQLRGVEAMAEPRR, encoded by the coding sequence ATGAAGAACTCGTCGTGGACCATCTTCCGCCTCTCATTGATTGTAACGCTGCTCGCAGCGTCGGCGCCGCTTGCGCGCGCCGACGTGATCATGGATTGGAATGCAAAGGCCGACGCGATCGCCACTGAAAAGCAAATCCTTCCAGCGCCCCACAGCCGTGCCTTGTCTATGATGCACGTCGCGATGTTCGAGGCGGTCAACGCGATCGATCGCCGGTACGCGCCTTACAAGCTTGCCCTATCCGCGGATCGTTCGACGTCGCGGGAAGCTGCGGCCGCAGTTGCGGCTCACGACGTGCTGCTGTCGCTCTATCCGGACCTCAAGCCGGAGCTGGATGCGGCGCTGACGAGTTCTCTGGTGCCGATCGCCGACGGCGAGTCCAAGATCGCGGGCATCGGCCTCGGCAAGGAGGCCGCGATGCAGATCATCGCGCTTCGTGAGAACGATGGCAGCGCCGCCCTTGAAACTTACCGGCCCCTGACAACGGCGGGTGCCTACGTTCCGACGACCGTCCCGCTGTTCTCGATCGCGGGCGCGACGACGCCCTGGGTCATGACGTCCGGATCTCAGTATCGCCCCGGCCCGCCGCCGGCGCTCGGTTCAGAGCTGTGGACCCGGGACGTCAACGAAATCCGCGAGGTCGGCAGCCGAACAAGTGTGATCCGGACGCCCGAGCAAACCACGGTCGGTCGATTTTGGTTCTTTGTCGGTGCCCGCACCTACAATCCGATCGTGAGGCAGGCGGCAACGGCCAAGGGCATGGATCTCGTCGACTGCGCCCGGCTGTACGCGCTGACCTCAATTGCCGGCAACGACGCCTTCGTCGCCGTTTTCGACGCGAAGTACCACTACAATTTCTGGCGGCCGATCACGGCCATACGCAACGCCGACCTGACATCGAACGCAGCGACGCCTCGCGACGCATCTTGGCTGCCGCTGGGGGACACGCCGATGCATCCGGAATATCCCTGTGCTCACTGCATTACGTCGGCAGCGATTTCGACCGTGCTCCAGACCATCGTTGGAGATTTCGGCGAGTTCTCGGTGACCAGCCCCACGGCACCAGGCGTCACCCGCAAATGGACGCGGCTCCAGGACTATAGCGACGAAGTCTCCAACGCCCGTATCTGGGCCGGCTTTCACTATCGGTTCTCGACCGAGATCGGCAAGGAGATGGGCCGGAAGATCGGCGCGCTGACCGTCGCCACGCAGCTTCGCGGCGTGGAAGCGATGGCGGAGCCGAGGCGTTAG
- a CDS encoding FliH/SctL family protein: MAAPAKFLFDNDFAAPDRTREKAATAAEIAQKVAEAEARAYQDGFAAGQREAKAESDRRVALAMEEINIAIRGIASGIGNIESKMETEAVDVAVAVARKLCADLVAAEPLGEIVALVKDCFSHLVATPHLVVRINDALYDAARENIERLARQNGFEGRLVILAEPEIATGDCRIEWADGGVVLERAAIAAKIDEMVGRYVASRRGS; this comes from the coding sequence ATGGCCGCCCCGGCAAAATTCCTGTTCGACAACGACTTCGCCGCGCCCGACCGGACGCGCGAGAAGGCCGCAACCGCAGCCGAGATCGCCCAGAAGGTGGCGGAAGCCGAGGCGCGCGCCTATCAGGACGGCTTCGCCGCCGGCCAGCGCGAGGCCAAGGCCGAGAGCGACCGCCGTGTCGCGCTCGCCATGGAAGAGATCAACATCGCGATCCGCGGCATCGCCTCGGGCATCGGCAACATCGAATCCAAGATGGAGACCGAGGCGGTCGACGTCGCGGTCGCGGTGGCGCGCAAGCTGTGCGCCGATCTGGTCGCCGCCGAGCCGCTCGGCGAGATCGTCGCGCTGGTCAAGGACTGCTTCTCGCATCTGGTCGCGACGCCGCATCTCGTCGTCCGCATCAACGACGCGCTCTACGATGCCGCGCGCGAGAACATCGAGCGGCTGGCCAGGCAGAACGGCTTTGAAGGCCGGCTGGTGATTCTGGCCGAGCCCGAGATTGCCACCGGCGACTGCCGGATCGAATGGGCCGATGGCGGCGTCGTGCTGGAGCGCGCCGCCATCGCGGCCAAGATCGACGAAATGGTGGGTCGCTACGTTGCGTCCCGCAGGGGGAGTTAA
- the fliN gene encoding flagellar motor switch protein FliN, with translation MSDTDGQVPLPDLNGPMPPAGTDVGYNEDEYATRAAADLEAVFDVPVQVSAVLGRSKMDVSELLKLGPGTVLELDRRVGEAIDIYVNNKLVARGEVVLVEDKLGVTMTEIIKAERA, from the coding sequence ATGAGCGACACTGACGGACAGGTCCCGCTGCCCGATCTCAACGGCCCGATGCCGCCTGCCGGCACCGACGTCGGCTACAACGAGGACGAATACGCGACGCGCGCCGCCGCCGACCTCGAGGCCGTATTCGATGTACCGGTGCAGGTCTCGGCCGTGCTCGGCCGCTCCAAGATGGACGTCAGCGAGCTGTTGAAGCTCGGACCCGGGACCGTGCTCGAGCTCGACCGGCGCGTCGGCGAGGCCATCGACATCTACGTCAACAACAAGCTGGTCGCCCGCGGCGAAGTCGTGCTGGTGGAGGACAAGCTCGGCGTGACCATGACTGAAATCATCAAGGCTGAACGCGCCTAA
- a CDS encoding M20 family metallopeptidase: MSQAQITDWLATQRQAMIDLLRDVVNIDSGSYDKEGVDAVGARFEQHFAEHGIPFRRESHATFGDAIHAEVAKPGSNEKPVLLMGHRDTVFGKGEAGRRPFTIQGRRAYGPGVADMKSGVVMNIFVATAFHKFGGNPHPIKLLITSDEEIGSPSSRPVIEREGRTARAVFNSEPGRPTGNIVTGRKGGIFMHVAITGKAAHSGANFAAGVSAIGELAHKIVHIHALTDLDKGITLNVGLVSGGQSVNTTAPYAEGQIDLRYVDPADRARVMAAIETIVATSYVPGTSATLTVKGEFVAVVQSADSRALFENYQAAARQAGLTTLQGEFSGGCADSGFTAAVGTPTICGLGPVGGLAHTPEEYLELDSIVPRAQALALAILRG, translated from the coding sequence ATGTCTCAAGCTCAAATCACGGACTGGCTGGCGACGCAACGGCAGGCGATGATCGACCTGCTGCGCGATGTCGTGAACATCGATTCCGGATCCTATGACAAGGAAGGCGTCGATGCGGTCGGGGCGCGGTTCGAGCAGCATTTCGCCGAGCACGGCATTCCGTTCCGGCGCGAAAGCCACGCCACATTCGGCGATGCCATCCACGCCGAAGTGGCAAAGCCCGGCAGCAACGAGAAGCCGGTGCTGTTGATGGGGCATCGTGACACCGTGTTCGGCAAGGGCGAGGCCGGACGGCGTCCGTTCACGATCCAGGGCAGGCGCGCTTATGGTCCCGGTGTTGCCGACATGAAGTCCGGCGTCGTCATGAACATATTCGTGGCAACCGCCTTCCACAAATTCGGCGGCAACCCGCACCCGATCAAGCTGCTGATCACCTCGGACGAGGAGATCGGCTCGCCCTCCTCGCGGCCGGTGATCGAGCGCGAAGGCCGAACCGCGCGCGCCGTGTTCAATTCCGAGCCGGGCCGTCCGACCGGCAATATCGTCACGGGACGCAAGGGCGGCATCTTCATGCATGTCGCGATCACCGGCAAAGCCGCGCATTCCGGCGCCAATTTCGCCGCCGGCGTCAGCGCGATCGGCGAGCTCGCGCACAAGATCGTCCATATCCACGCGCTGACTGATCTCGACAAGGGCATCACGCTCAATGTCGGCCTCGTCTCGGGCGGGCAGTCCGTCAACACGACGGCGCCTTACGCCGAAGGACAGATCGACCTGCGCTACGTCGATCCGGCGGACCGCGCGAGGGTGATGGCCGCGATCGAGACCATCGTCGCGACGTCCTACGTTCCTGGCACCAGCGCGACGCTGACGGTCAAAGGCGAGTTCGTGGCGGTGGTACAGAGCGCCGATTCAAGGGCGCTGTTCGAGAACTATCAGGCCGCCGCAAGGCAGGCCGGCCTCACCACGCTCCAGGGCGAGTTCTCCGGCGGCTGCGCCGATTCCGGCTTCACCGCCGCGGTCGGGACGCCGACCATCTGCGGGCTCGGCCCGGTCGGCGGGCTCGCGCACACGCCGGAGGAATATCTCGAGCTCGACAGCATCGTGCCGCGCGCACAGGCGCTGGCGCTGGCGATCTTGCGGGGATAG
- a CDS encoding flagellar hook-length control protein FliK, translating to MVGRTSDVVASVQVPSAQQKPARSQAPKDRSNDSFGSLVDSNTQAISDSAASSVQDSPRRTDSSSSASDKSPRDRSASDQSSQSKASDDANNSAPAKNDIKNDAKSDAKNDSTADAAKADSKTKDKPEASDAKSADKSADKSDETNADKAGGIDGLAAAVDTAAAAQVDATQAAVPDPNALVVAVPVDSNAAANQVAGAAASPLTIAAAGIAASASIAAQIAGTKTDTATPGDKTAKTASAKVDADTSAVLADAATGTTDSTAADAKTNGGLIAAVDQGTPKTSFKAAVTAQGASDVSNIGQDTGKANAAQTSATAASATAAHPHADKPPIDANAGDTKAGTSDRTADAAPATATPHPHAGTQAAVPTTDTGAQAASAVQASLTNTTSAATASTATLTATAATNTAIPITGVPIEIAAAARAGKTRFDISLDPLDLGRIDVRINVDRNGQVTSHLTVEKPETLQMLRQDAPQLQRALDDAGLKTGSNGLSFSLRDQNSSGQNSGQNNDNGGNARRLIVSDEDAVPAAPVGRSYGRMLGSSSGVDIRV from the coding sequence GTGGTCGGTCGAACGTCAGATGTCGTGGCAAGCGTGCAAGTCCCAAGCGCGCAGCAAAAGCCTGCCCGGTCGCAAGCGCCGAAAGACAGGTCCAACGACTCCTTTGGCTCGCTGGTGGACAGCAACACCCAGGCGATCAGCGACAGCGCGGCGTCCTCCGTGCAGGACTCCCCGCGCCGCACCGATTCCTCGTCCTCCGCCTCCGACAAGAGCCCGCGCGATCGCTCAGCGAGCGACCAGTCCTCGCAGAGCAAGGCCAGCGACGACGCCAACAATTCCGCGCCCGCCAAAAACGACATCAAGAACGACGCCAAGAGCGACGCCAAGAACGACTCGACGGCTGATGCGGCCAAGGCTGATAGCAAGACCAAGGACAAGCCGGAGGCGTCCGACGCCAAATCGGCCGACAAATCTGCGGACAAATCCGACGAGACCAATGCGGACAAGGCCGGCGGCATCGATGGCCTCGCCGCCGCCGTCGATACCGCCGCCGCCGCGCAAGTCGACGCGACGCAGGCCGCCGTACCCGATCCGAATGCACTCGTGGTCGCCGTGCCGGTCGATTCCAACGCGGCTGCAAACCAAGTGGCCGGCGCCGCCGCCTCGCCGCTGACGATTGCCGCCGCCGGCATCGCCGCCAGCGCATCTATCGCAGCGCAGATCGCCGGCACCAAGACCGATACCGCGACGCCGGGCGACAAGACCGCCAAGACCGCAAGCGCCAAGGTCGATGCCGACACCTCGGCAGTGCTGGCCGATGCCGCGACCGGGACCACCGATTCGACCGCGGCCGATGCCAAGACCAATGGCGGCCTGATCGCCGCCGTCGACCAGGGCACGCCAAAAACCTCGTTCAAGGCCGCAGTCACTGCGCAAGGCGCGAGCGACGTTTCCAATATCGGCCAGGACACCGGCAAGGCCAACGCCGCGCAGACCTCGGCGACGGCAGCGTCCGCCACCGCGGCGCATCCGCACGCCGACAAGCCGCCGATCGACGCGAACGCGGGCGACACCAAGGCTGGGACTTCCGACCGCACCGCCGATGCGGCACCGGCGACTGCGACACCGCATCCCCATGCGGGCACGCAGGCCGCTGTCCCCACCACCGACACCGGCGCGCAGGCGGCCTCGGCCGTGCAGGCGTCACTGACCAATACGACTTCGGCCGCGACCGCATCGACCGCGACGCTCACGGCGACCGCAGCCACCAATACGGCCATTCCGATCACCGGCGTGCCGATCGAAATTGCCGCCGCCGCACGCGCGGGCAAGACCCGGTTCGACATCAGCCTCGATCCGCTCGACCTCGGCCGCATCGACGTCCGCATCAATGTCGACCGCAACGGACAGGTCACCTCGCATCTCACCGTCGAGAAGCCGGAGACGCTGCAGATGCTGCGGCAAGACGCTCCCCAATTGCAGCGCGCGCTCGACGATGCCGGCCTGAAGACCGGCAGCAACGGGCTGTCCTTCAGTCTGCGCGACCAGAATTCATCGGGCCAGAACTCCGGCCAGAACAACGACAATGGCGGCAATGCCCGCCGGCTGATCGTCAGCGACGAGGACGCAGTTCCCGCGGCCCCGGTCGGGCGCAGCTACGGCCGCATGCTCGGATCGAGCAGCGGCGTCGACATCAGAGTGTGA
- a CDS encoding flagellar hook assembly protein FlgD yields the protein MTTTNAATAPSVVSGTTDLPKSSSNPSLGSTTGATLAGNFQTFLTLLTTQLQNQNPLDPLDTNQFTQQLVQFAGVEQQLKTNDSLSQLVTLQQTTQATQALGFVGKTALVDGTTGTMTNSSATWHLNVPSDATVDITIANASGQTVFTGKYTAGAGTDVPFTWNGQGNDGTQWPDGKYTISATGKDVANNNVGIAAQVQGTVSSVDLTQSPPLLTIDGASYTLSQVKSIIATASN from the coding sequence ATGACCACCACGAATGCCGCCACCGCCCCGTCCGTCGTCTCGGGCACGACCGACCTGCCGAAATCCTCGTCGAACCCAAGCCTGGGCTCGACCACCGGCGCGACGCTCGCCGGCAACTTCCAGACCTTCCTGACGCTGCTGACGACGCAGCTACAGAACCAGAACCCGCTCGATCCGCTCGACACCAACCAGTTCACCCAGCAGCTGGTGCAGTTCGCCGGGGTCGAGCAGCAGCTCAAGACCAACGACTCGCTGTCCCAGCTCGTCACCCTGCAGCAGACCACGCAGGCGACCCAGGCGCTGGGCTTCGTCGGCAAGACCGCCCTGGTCGACGGCACCACCGGGACCATGACGAATTCGTCGGCGACCTGGCATCTCAACGTGCCGAGCGACGCCACCGTCGACATCACCATCGCCAATGCCAGCGGCCAGACCGTGTTCACCGGCAAATACACCGCCGGCGCCGGCACCGACGTTCCGTTCACCTGGAACGGCCAGGGCAATGACGGCACGCAATGGCCCGACGGCAAGTACACGATCTCGGCCACGGGCAAGGATGTCGCCAACAACAATGTCGGCATCGCTGCGCAGGTGCAGGGCACGGTGTCATCCGTCGACCTGACCCAGTCGCCGCCGCTGCTGACCATCGACGGCGCCAGCTACACGCTGAGCCAGGTCAAGAGCATCATCGCGACGGCCAGCAATTAA
- a CDS encoding flavin reductase family protein, whose amino-acid sequence MNVVPRDLMTENAVSSADFRGAMRHLTGGVSVITAGRGKDITGMTVTSVSSFSVDPPTLIVSINRDASSFPLIRRHGAFGVNILAADQLDIAERFAGKGGLKGADRFAGARWVTAVSGVPLLVGALSAVDCEVEEIFERHSHGIIIGRVRDVRNSIRNAALAYWHGQYVTVDQDEDAVRLADVSLPSHVRRGI is encoded by the coding sequence ATGAATGTAGTGCCCCGCGATCTCATGACCGAAAATGCCGTCTCCTCCGCCGATTTCCGCGGCGCCATGCGCCACCTTACCGGCGGCGTCAGCGTCATCACCGCCGGACGGGGCAAGGACATCACCGGCATGACGGTCACCTCGGTCAGCTCGTTCTCGGTCGATCCGCCGACGCTGATCGTCAGCATCAACCGCGACGCCTCCTCCTTCCCGCTGATCCGCCGCCACGGCGCTTTCGGCGTGAACATCCTCGCGGCCGATCAGCTCGACATCGCCGAGCGCTTTGCCGGCAAGGGCGGGCTTAAGGGCGCCGATCGTTTCGCGGGCGCCAGATGGGTGACCGCGGTCTCGGGTGTTCCGCTGCTGGTCGGCGCATTGTCCGCCGTCGACTGCGAGGTCGAGGAGATCTTCGAGCGCCATTCGCACGGCATCATCATCGGGCGGGTGCGAGACGTCAGGAATTCGATCCGCAACGCTGCGCTGGCCTATTGGCACGGTCAGTATGTGACGGTGGATCAGGACGAAGACGCCGTCAGGCTTGCGGACGTCAGCCTTCCCAGCCACGTCCGCCGCGGCATTTGA
- a CDS encoding DUF1153 domain-containing protein has translation MTEPHRPRVKYVIGPDGSPLTIADLPAPGTKRWVIRRKAEVVAAVRGGLLSLEEACSRYTLTVDEFLSWQFSIDQHGLAGLRTTRIQQYRQ, from the coding sequence ATGACAGAACCCCATCGCCCGAGGGTAAAATACGTCATCGGGCCGGACGGTAGTCCGTTGACGATTGCGGATCTGCCTGCACCCGGCACCAAACGCTGGGTCATCCGCCGCAAGGCCGAGGTCGTCGCCGCAGTTCGTGGCGGTCTTCTCTCCCTCGAGGAGGCCTGCAGCCGTTACACGCTGACGGTTGACGAATTCCTCTCCTGGCAGTTTTCGATCGACCAGCATGGTCTGGCGGGACTTCGCACCACCCGTATCCAACAATATCGCCAGTAG
- the fliG gene encoding flagellar motor switch protein FliG: MAAALQNANSNDITSVISTLGQRAGSRGGAKTEAVAGPKRAAILMLALGEQYGGKIWSLLDDDEVRQLSLEMSTLGTVEVDTVEDMLLEFVSRMSASGALMGNFDATERLLQQYLAPERVNGIMDEIRGPAGRNMWEKLSNVQEEVLANYLKNEYPQTIAVVLSKLKPEHAARVLGIFPEDLALDVVNRMLKMEAVQKEVIESVEKTLRTEFMSNLSQTRRRDAHEVMAEIFNNFDRQTETRFITSLEEDNRESAERIKALMFTFDDLVKLDPGSAQTLMRNVDKDKLGVALKSANEDVRNFFFGNMSSRAAKMLQDDMAAMGPVRLRDVDEAQALLVNLAKDLAAKGEIMLTKNRADDELVY, translated from the coding sequence ATGGCCGCCGCCCTGCAAAACGCCAATTCCAACGACATCACCAGCGTGATCTCCACGCTCGGTCAGCGTGCGGGCAGCCGCGGAGGCGCGAAGACCGAAGCGGTGGCGGGGCCGAAGCGCGCCGCGATCCTGATGCTGGCGCTCGGCGAGCAATATGGCGGCAAGATCTGGTCGCTGCTCGACGACGACGAGGTGCGCCAGCTCTCCCTGGAAATGTCGACGCTCGGCACCGTCGAGGTCGACACCGTGGAGGACATGCTGCTCGAATTCGTCTCGCGGATGTCGGCCTCGGGCGCGCTGATGGGCAATTTCGACGCCACCGAGCGGCTGCTCCAGCAATATCTGGCGCCCGAGCGCGTCAACGGCATCATGGACGAAATCCGCGGCCCCGCCGGCCGAAACATGTGGGAGAAGCTCTCCAACGTGCAGGAAGAGGTGCTCGCCAACTACCTCAAGAACGAATATCCGCAGACCATCGCGGTCGTGCTGTCGAAGCTGAAGCCGGAACACGCCGCCCGCGTGCTCGGCATCTTCCCCGAGGATCTGGCGCTCGACGTCGTCAACCGCATGCTGAAGATGGAGGCGGTGCAGAAGGAGGTGATCGAGAGCGTGGAGAAGACGCTGCGGACCGAATTCATGTCCAATTTGTCCCAGACCCGCCGACGCGACGCCCACGAGGTGATGGCGGAAATCTTCAACAATTTCGACCGCCAGACCGAAACCCGCTTCATCACCTCGCTGGAAGAGGACAATCGCGAATCGGCCGAGCGCATCAAGGCGCTGATGTTCACCTTCGACGACCTCGTGAAGCTGGATCCCGGCTCCGCCCAGACCCTGATGCGCAACGTCGACAAGGACAAGCTCGGCGTCGCGCTCAAGAGCGCCAATGAGGACGTCCGCAACTTCTTCTTCGGCAACATGTCCTCGCGTGCGGCCAAAATGCTCCAGGACGACATGGCGGCGATGGGTCCGGTCCGCCTGCGCGACGTCGACGAGGCCCAGGCGTTGCTGGTCAACCTCGCCAAGGACCTCGCCGCCAAGGGCGAGATCATGCTGACCAAGAACCGCGCCGACGACGAGCTGGTGTACTGA
- a CDS encoding sigma-54 interaction domain-containing protein, whose protein sequence is MRLLIVGTLKGQLTTATKIAMANGATVTHAEDNEQAMRVLRGGKGADLLLVDVALDIRDLVMRLEAEHIHAPIVACGITNDARAAVAAIHAGAKEYIPLPPDPELIAAVLAAVANDSRELVYRDEAMAKVIKLAQQIAGSDASVMITGESGTGKEVLARYVHTRSARAKRPFISINCAAIPEHLLESELFGHEKGAFTGAIARRIGKFEEATGGTLLLDEISEMDVRLQSKLLRAIQERVIDRVGGTKPVPVDIRIIATSNRNLVDAVREGTFREDLLFRLNVVNLKIPPLRDRPADILELAQHFVKRYAEANGVPMRPISAEARRVLSTNRWQGNVRELENTMHRSVLMAQGDEIGADAILTPDGDRLDLAKTVPAVAHATMAAEQVTRALVGRTVADVERDLILETLKHCLGNRTHAANILGISIRTLRNKLNEYSDGGIPITPAGTPGEYPRMPMVGA, encoded by the coding sequence ATGCGGCTTCTCATCGTTGGCACATTGAAGGGCCAGCTCACCACCGCCACCAAGATCGCGATGGCGAACGGCGCCACCGTGACCCACGCCGAGGATAACGAACAGGCGATGCGCGTGCTGCGCGGCGGCAAGGGCGCCGACCTGCTGCTGGTCGACGTCGCCCTCGACATCCGCGACCTCGTGATGCGTCTGGAGGCCGAGCACATCCACGCCCCGATCGTCGCCTGCGGCATCACCAACGACGCCCGCGCCGCGGTTGCCGCGATCCATGCCGGCGCCAAGGAATACATCCCGCTGCCGCCGGACCCGGAACTGATCGCAGCGGTGCTGGCTGCCGTCGCCAACGATTCCCGCGAGCTGGTCTATCGCGACGAGGCGATGGCCAAGGTGATCAAGCTCGCGCAGCAGATCGCGGGCTCGGACGCCTCGGTGATGATCACCGGCGAATCCGGGACAGGCAAGGAAGTGCTGGCTCGCTACGTCCACACCCGCTCGGCCCGCGCCAAGCGCCCGTTCATCTCGATCAACTGCGCCGCGATCCCCGAGCATCTGCTGGAGTCCGAGCTGTTCGGCCACGAGAAGGGCGCCTTCACCGGCGCGATCGCCCGCCGCATCGGCAAGTTCGAGGAGGCAACCGGCGGCACGCTGCTGCTCGACGAAATCTCGGAGATGGACGTCCGCCTGCAATCGAAACTGCTCCGCGCCATCCAGGAGCGCGTGATCGACCGCGTCGGCGGCACCAAGCCCGTCCCGGTGGACATCCGCATCATCGCGACCTCGAACCGCAACCTGGTGGACGCGGTGCGCGAGGGCACGTTCCGCGAGGACCTCTTGTTCCGGCTCAACGTCGTGAATCTGAAGATCCCGCCGCTGCGCGACCGTCCCGCCGACATTCTCGAGCTCGCCCAGCACTTCGTGAAGAGATACGCCGAAGCCAATGGCGTGCCGATGCGCCCGATCTCGGCGGAAGCGCGCCGCGTGCTCTCCACCAACCGCTGGCAGGGCAACGTCCGCGAACTCGAAAACACCATGCACCGTTCGGTGCTGATGGCGCAGGGCGACGAGATCGGCGCCGATGCGATCCTCACGCCCGACGGCGACCGCCTCGACCTCGCCAAAACCGTGCCGGCCGTGGCCCATGCCACCATGGCCGCCGAGCAGGTGACGCGGGCCCTGGTTGGCCGCACCGTCGCCGACGTCGAGCGTGACCTGATCCTGGAGACGCTGAAGCACTGCCTCGGCAACCGGACCCATGCCGCCAATATCCTGGGCATCTCGATCCGTACGCTGCGCAACAAGCTCAACGAATATTCCGACGGCGGCATTCCGATCACGCCAGCGGGAACGCCGGGTGAATATCCACGCATGCCGATGGTGGGGGCGTAG